One part of the Xanthocytophaga agilis genome encodes these proteins:
- a CDS encoding FecR family protein — protein MDDKVFKELVKKFQAGECTEKEIELLHHWLDILEADSRLTDPDTEELELLKEQSLANILPHTRQEIPTHKLWPVVGKIAAAFILVSSVALYLFQQYGSAKTVIVATGNQQIKKIQLPDGSQIWLYAGTTLEYNEPFVQKERVVRLKGQAFFDVKRDTLHPFVVNTFGIITTVLGTSFNITAYPQNTSVQVAVVSGKVKVGNTHKAFALLTPSDRIIVQKSNHTSQLDHIDPLAIKRWTSGEIFLRNASLKEVLQTLEQYYGVNFKTHFNTNEGNFTLKLNQKLSLDQALDIIQLVSYQPKIRFEIKEKTIHVYRTKTK, from the coding sequence GTGGACGATAAAGTATTTAAAGAGTTAGTAAAAAAATTTCAGGCAGGTGAATGTACAGAGAAAGAGATTGAACTTCTGCATCACTGGTTGGATATACTGGAAGCAGATTCACGTCTGACAGATCCAGATACAGAAGAATTGGAGTTGCTTAAGGAGCAATCACTAGCAAACATTCTGCCACATACCAGACAGGAGATACCAACCCACAAATTGTGGCCTGTTGTTGGAAAGATAGCAGCTGCATTCATTCTTGTTTCTTCCGTTGCACTATACCTTTTTCAACAATATGGCTCTGCAAAAACGGTAATAGTAGCAACAGGCAATCAGCAGATAAAAAAGATCCAGTTGCCAGATGGTTCACAGATCTGGTTATATGCAGGAACAACACTAGAATATAATGAACCCTTTGTACAAAAAGAGCGAGTAGTCAGATTAAAAGGACAAGCATTTTTTGATGTTAAACGGGATACACTTCATCCATTTGTAGTGAATACATTTGGTATTATTACCACCGTATTAGGAACTTCTTTTAACATCACTGCTTATCCTCAAAATACATCTGTACAGGTAGCAGTTGTGAGTGGAAAAGTAAAAGTGGGTAATACCCACAAAGCATTCGCGTTGCTCACACCCTCAGACCGTATCATCGTACAAAAAAGTAATCATACCAGCCAATTGGATCATATTGATCCGTTAGCGATTAAGCGATGGACATCCGGGGAAATATTCTTACGGAATGCCTCTCTGAAAGAAGTACTTCAAACATTGGAACAATATTATGGCGTAAACTTTAAAACCCACTTTAATACCAATGAAGGCAACTTTACATTAAAACTAAATCAGAAACTATCTCTTGATCAAGCATTAGATATTATCCAACTAGTCAGTTATCAACCAAAAATCCGGTTTGAGATAAAAGAAAAAACCATTCACGTATACCGGACCAAAACCAAATAG
- a CDS encoding T9SS type A sorting domain-containing protein — MPYSPTSILKINTVLIILLLASSWVAKGQSCTSGCTITINGSNSATSNGDIILNSGTLCITASTSRNIYITGNNTTICIASGVTISSNTIYFGNNINNPIINNYGTLANSSTLNFGSGVRLLVFFNYNTGTINATLANPTTGTFPANSGISNTGVWNSPINLTIPSGGIAVTNNNTWTGAFNTPIVTGSTITNNNMWSGGLIGGVTGGTITNNGTWSGSIGDISGGTITNNSGKTWNGTISGNNSGGAITNNGTWNGAISGQISGTASITNNGTWSNWNTISGAISGGSITNNGTWNVPMTGAISGGTITNNSGKTWTGSISGDISGGNITNNGTWANTITGGISGGTITNSSGATWSGNLDTNPITGGAIINNGTWTGTMSKPRSGGALTNNNIWNGITNGDISGNASITNNGTWNGAYNTSINGSGVVVNNNGTWSSTARIDNFSGGTFNNNNGATFQPNQNFILSGSAIFNNNSGSTFRPSSLQIDGTSTINNYSSITNTPVTVNSGTFNNTSSGTFTGTLNSNGGTYNNAGTTTVTNNIDISGAINSTAGGTLTFNGNVTANGPLTATGSKVTINGNFTNNNTISLTNAELNVTGNYTNQGTLNLSGSLVKVSGNFSNSATVRNTNPVTCSKVAPSGNATNTGTFGTSNSATVDICRGGASSFNSNSGTVNATVCTCSVNPLPVTFISFSGTVVNGTVVLTWSTVSEENNKSFVIERSSDGKTFEAIAEVAGNGTTNQISAYELVDSNPLNGQNYYRIKQVDYDNTESYYSKVVSVSIQSVVQQLVLAPNPVNSDKVTLLLSDNSDKLTVTIIDMKGAILSVQKYTDPQSENEVDIQKLVKGVYLVQVQTGTTVKTLRLVKL; from the coding sequence ATGCCTTATTCTCCAACTAGTATCCTCAAAATCAATACAGTATTAATTATACTATTATTAGCAAGCAGTTGGGTTGCCAAGGGACAAAGCTGTACGAGTGGTTGTACAATCACAATTAATGGAAGTAATTCTGCTACCTCAAATGGGGATATAATTCTAAATTCAGGAACTTTATGTATTACTGCTTCCACTTCTCGTAATATATATATTACAGGTAATAATACAACCATTTGTATAGCTTCTGGGGTTACGATCAGTTCTAATACTATCTATTTTGGCAATAACATAAATAACCCAATCATAAATAACTATGGCACACTTGCCAATAGTTCTACATTAAATTTTGGTAGTGGAGTAAGGTTATTAGTATTTTTTAATTACAATACAGGTACAATCAATGCTACTCTAGCTAATCCAACCACAGGCACTTTTCCAGCAAATTCCGGAATCAGCAACACAGGTGTTTGGAACAGCCCAATAAACTTAACTATTCCAAGTGGAGGTATCGCTGTCACGAATAATAATACGTGGACAGGAGCTTTCAATACACCAATTGTCACAGGGAGTACGATTACAAATAATAATATGTGGAGTGGTGGACTTATTGGTGGAGTAACAGGAGGAACAATTACGAATAATGGTACTTGGTCAGGATCGATAGGCGATATTAGTGGGGGAACAATTACCAACAATAGCGGAAAAACCTGGAATGGTACCATCAGTGGCAATAATTCAGGAGGAGCTATTACAAACAATGGTACTTGGAATGGAGCTATTTCTGGTCAGATATCAGGTACAGCCTCTATTACCAATAATGGTACATGGAGTAATTGGAACACAATTAGTGGAGCTATATCAGGAGGTAGTATTACGAATAATGGTACTTGGAATGTCCCAATGACTGGTGCTATCAGTGGAGGAACTATTACAAACAATAGCGGAAAGACCTGGACTGGTAGTATTAGTGGAGATATATCAGGAGGAAATATTACAAATAATGGTACTTGGGCCAATACTATTACGGGTGGTATTAGTGGAGGTACTATTACGAATAGCAGTGGAGCGACATGGAGTGGTAATCTTGATACTAATCCTATTACAGGTGGAGCTATAATCAATAATGGTACATGGACAGGGACAATGAGTAAACCACGTTCAGGAGGTGCTCTCACTAACAATAATATCTGGAATGGCATTACTAATGGAGATATATCGGGCAACGCCTCTATTACAAATAATGGAACATGGAACGGAGCTTACAATACATCAATAAATGGTTCGGGTGTAGTAGTTAACAATAACGGGACATGGTCTTCTACTGCCAGAATTGATAACTTCAGTGGAGGAACCTTTAATAATAATAATGGAGCGACATTTCAACCCAATCAAAACTTTATACTATCAGGTTCAGCTATCTTCAATAATAATAGTGGTAGTACATTCAGGCCTTCATCTCTCCAAATAGATGGAACCAGTACAATCAATAATTACAGTTCAATCACCAATACTCCTGTTACAGTAAATAGTGGAACATTTAATAATACAAGTTCAGGTACCTTCACAGGAACTCTCAACAGCAATGGCGGTACTTACAATAATGCAGGCACTACCACTGTAACAAATAATATTGATATATCAGGGGCTATTAACTCTACAGCTGGAGGTACACTTACGTTTAATGGCAATGTCACTGCAAATGGCCCCTTAACAGCAACAGGAAGTAAAGTAACTATTAACGGAAACTTCACAAATAATAATACCATAAGTCTTACAAATGCAGAGCTTAATGTAACAGGTAACTACACTAATCAAGGAACATTAAATCTCTCTGGCTCATTAGTAAAAGTAAGTGGTAATTTTAGCAATTCCGCCACTGTCAGAAATACAAATCCTGTCACCTGTTCTAAAGTAGCACCATCAGGCAATGCGACAAACACAGGTACATTTGGGACTAGTAACAGTGCAACTGTTGACATCTGCCGTGGGGGAGCGAGTTCCTTTAACTCTAATAGTGGTACCGTTAATGCTACTGTATGTACATGTTCTGTCAATCCATTGCCTGTAACTTTCATTAGTTTTTCAGGGACAGTAGTCAATGGTACTGTAGTATTAACATGGTCAACAGTTTCAGAAGAAAATAATAAGTCCTTTGTCATTGAACGTTCATCAGATGGCAAAACATTTGAAGCGATTGCAGAAGTAGCAGGAAACGGTACTACTAACCAGATATCAGCATACGAATTAGTAGACTCGAATCCTTTAAATGGCCAGAATTATTATAGAATCAAACAGGTCGATTATGATAATACTGAGTCTTACTATAGTAAAGTGGTATCAGTATCAATTCAATCAGTTGTCCAACAACTTGTACTGGCTCCGAATCCTGTCAATTCAGATAAGGTTACTTTACTCCTATCGGACAATTCAGATAAACTTACTGTTACAATTATTGATATGAAGGGAGCAATTCTTTCAGTGCAAAAATATACTGATCCCCAATCTGAAAACGAAGTAGATATTCAGAAGCTGGTCAAAGGGGTATATCTAGTACAGGTTCAGACAGGAACCACAGTCAAAACGCTAAGACTTGTTAAACTCTAA
- a CDS encoding TonB-dependent receptor, which yields MKHPFRIRQCLACLSFILTICYIQISSATTPKMVMLQKKIKKMVIPDGTLAHALDIIEDKAAVNLAYDENAILSYQVQKATFNETTVGDVLTNMLQKFPQLRFEEKYNTIVIFPNTSYAETSTKDITVTGTVKDDQNQPLAGVTVIVKGTNIGSITDADGKYTISVPSQDATLVFSFIGYVSEEVAVGTRTSVDVTLVNDVKSLMEVVVVGYGTQKKAEVTGAVSSISTKEISSRNYNSAAEVLQGTVPGVTIMNNGGDPTSQPSINIRGIGSINGESPLIIVDGSIFMGPFNSINPNDIESLSVLKDASAAIYGARASGGVILITTKKGLSNKYNVSINYQQGFQQVGKTLSALNSAERADIVNQIRSNEGLAADPAFTTFPDARITKTNWMNEIFQTGKIYNVNASISGGNEKSTFFLSGGYRKNEGILLNTFSDRFTARLNSSHQLHKKVKIGENLSYSLTNGQGANTFSSYTGPIIGAIFYPTNATVYREDGSGLFGGVPEQYPASYGDVINPVAYLKRLDSKNPISNLLINPYLEWDIISGLKFRSNWAYTRINDDSKQFNSKVLETGKIFDFNELIQNHRLFQSLLNEQTIQWDHTFGEKHKLNALLGHTYEHWKNESYSVTGTGFDNEAPSQRYLTNAKTISAYSSDIYEVNQESYLGRLNYSFADKYLLTGILRRDGTSKLAGNKRWKWYPSVSAGWVISQEPFMQNISLISNLKLRASWGMIGNLGQLGPYAFSLPLDKTQTMMGQSPSLQLGFAENELSNSNLVWESSEQKNIGLDVGLLNGQFTATVDLFVKNNKNMLLRRTLPGTAGAPKGQIINAGNMENRGVEFGLTYHKSKGDFQFDITANAARVKNTLKALYDDVKSQPMGSTVRQLPLSNIARIGDPFNAFYGYRTEGLFKSDDEAANYVNNKGERLLPKAQGGDLKFVDTNNDGLINDNDRVILGSIFPKWTYSLNGNFRYKNFDLNLFFQGVSGNKVLNAVKYTGLNATFFSYNFLSDIKNAWTPENTNTNIPRLSVVDPNNNFGRVSDFYVEDASYVRLKSLTLGYTIPSTWLKGVRPRIYFTGQNLFTITNYSGMDPEVGMNNNGIDLGLYPVSRVYMFGIDVNF from the coding sequence ATGAAACACCCTTTCCGAATCCGACAATGCCTGGCTTGTCTATCTTTTATTCTCACTATCTGCTACATACAGATCTCTTCAGCAACAACACCCAAAATGGTGATGTTACAGAAGAAGATCAAAAAGATGGTCATACCAGACGGTACTCTTGCCCATGCACTGGATATTATTGAAGATAAGGCAGCAGTTAACCTGGCATATGATGAAAATGCTATTCTTTCTTATCAGGTACAAAAGGCAACTTTCAACGAAACTACAGTAGGAGATGTGCTAACGAATATGCTTCAGAAATTTCCTCAACTACGATTTGAAGAAAAGTATAACACCATTGTTATTTTTCCAAATACCAGTTACGCAGAAACCAGTACAAAAGATATCACCGTAACAGGAACAGTAAAAGACGATCAGAATCAACCATTAGCAGGAGTAACAGTTATTGTTAAAGGAACTAACATCGGTTCTATCACAGATGCAGATGGAAAGTATACTATTTCAGTACCCTCTCAGGATGCAACTCTTGTCTTTAGTTTTATTGGTTATGTATCGGAAGAGGTAGCTGTTGGTACTCGTACCTCTGTAGACGTAACTCTAGTGAATGATGTAAAATCATTGATGGAAGTAGTTGTAGTTGGATATGGTACACAGAAAAAAGCTGAGGTTACAGGTGCAGTATCTTCCATCTCAACAAAAGAAATAAGCAGCCGCAATTACAACTCCGCAGCAGAAGTATTACAAGGAACTGTTCCTGGTGTAACCATTATGAATAATGGTGGTGACCCAACCTCTCAACCTTCTATCAACATCCGTGGTATTGGGTCTATTAATGGTGAAAGTCCACTTATCATTGTTGATGGGTCAATATTTATGGGTCCTTTCAATTCTATCAATCCTAATGATATAGAATCATTGAGTGTGTTAAAAGATGCATCCGCCGCTATCTATGGGGCTCGTGCTTCTGGAGGTGTAATACTGATTACAACAAAAAAAGGACTCTCTAACAAATACAATGTAAGTATAAACTATCAGCAGGGATTTCAACAGGTTGGAAAAACACTAAGTGCATTGAATTCAGCTGAACGTGCAGACATTGTAAATCAGATTCGTAGCAATGAAGGTCTGGCAGCAGATCCCGCCTTTACTACCTTTCCAGATGCCCGCATTACTAAAACCAACTGGATGAATGAAATTTTCCAAACAGGAAAGATTTACAATGTAAATGCATCTATCAGTGGAGGAAACGAAAAAAGTACATTTTTTCTGTCAGGTGGTTATAGAAAAAATGAAGGTATACTCTTAAATACTTTCTCCGATCGTTTCACAGCTCGTTTAAATTCCTCCCATCAGCTTCATAAAAAGGTAAAAATAGGTGAGAACCTTTCCTACTCTCTTACAAACGGACAAGGAGCCAATACATTCAGTTCTTACACAGGGCCAATAATAGGTGCTATTTTCTATCCTACTAATGCAACGGTATACAGAGAAGATGGTTCTGGACTATTTGGTGGTGTACCTGAACAATATCCGGCATCTTATGGTGATGTTATAAATCCTGTAGCCTACCTTAAGCGTCTTGACAGCAAGAATCCAATATCCAATCTCCTAATCAACCCTTATCTGGAATGGGATATTATATCAGGTTTAAAGTTTCGTAGTAACTGGGCATACACTCGTATCAATGATGATTCCAAACAATTCAATAGTAAAGTTCTGGAAACTGGTAAAATCTTTGATTTTAACGAATTAATTCAGAATCATAGACTTTTTCAAAGTCTACTGAATGAGCAAACTATACAGTGGGATCATACATTCGGTGAAAAGCATAAACTAAATGCATTGCTGGGACATACATATGAACATTGGAAAAACGAATCCTATTCAGTAACTGGAACAGGATTTGACAATGAAGCACCTTCACAACGTTATCTAACCAATGCCAAAACTATCTCTGCTTATAGCTCAGATATATATGAAGTAAATCAGGAATCCTATTTAGGTCGACTTAATTACTCCTTTGCTGATAAATATCTGTTAACAGGAATCTTACGTCGTGATGGTACATCCAAACTGGCAGGTAATAAGCGTTGGAAATGGTATCCATCTGTTTCAGCAGGCTGGGTTATCTCACAGGAGCCCTTTATGCAAAACATCTCTTTGATCAGCAATCTAAAATTACGGGCAAGTTGGGGGATGATTGGTAATCTGGGACAATTAGGACCTTATGCGTTCAGCTTGCCTCTGGATAAAACACAGACTATGATGGGTCAAAGTCCCAGCTTACAGTTAGGCTTTGCAGAAAATGAATTGTCCAACTCCAATTTGGTATGGGAAAGTTCTGAGCAGAAGAATATTGGTTTAGACGTTGGTCTATTAAATGGTCAGTTTACAGCTACTGTAGATCTTTTTGTTAAGAATAATAAGAACATGCTTCTTCGTCGTACACTTCCAGGAACAGCAGGTGCACCTAAAGGCCAGATTATCAATGCTGGTAATATGGAAAACCGAGGAGTGGAGTTTGGACTTACCTATCATAAATCCAAAGGAGACTTTCAATTTGATATTACTGCAAATGCAGCGCGTGTAAAAAATACCTTGAAGGCCTTGTACGATGATGTTAAATCCCAACCAATGGGTTCAACAGTACGACAGTTGCCGCTGTCAAACATTGCACGAATCGGAGATCCATTTAATGCATTCTATGGTTATCGGACAGAAGGATTATTTAAGTCAGATGATGAAGCAGCTAATTATGTAAACAATAAAGGTGAAAGATTACTACCTAAAGCCCAAGGTGGAGATTTGAAATTTGTTGATACAAATAATGATGGTCTTATTAACGATAATGATCGTGTAATTCTGGGTAGCATCTTCCCAAAATGGACATACAGTTTGAATGGTAACTTCAGATATAAGAATTTTGACTTAAATCTTTTCTTCCAGGGTGTTAGTGGTAACAAGGTACTGAATGCAGTAAAATATACGGGACTAAATGCTACTTTCTTTAGCTATAACTTTCTGTCTGATATAAAAAATGCATGGACTCCTGAAAATACAAATACCAATATTCCCCGGTTAAGTGTGGTTGATCCTAACAATAACTTTGGAAGAGTATCTGATTTTTATGTTGAAGATGCCTCATACGTGCGTCTAAAAAGTTTGACACTGGGTTATACAATTCCTTCTACATGGCTGAAAGGCGTACGCCCTCGCATTTATTTCACAGGACAAAATCTGTTTACAATCACAAACTATTCAGGAATGGATCCGGAAGTGGGGATGAATAATAACGGTATAGACCTTGGGTTATATCCTGTATCGCGTGTGTATATGTTTGGCATTGATGTAAACTTCTAA
- a CDS encoding RNA polymerase sigma factor, whose amino-acid sequence MSNVENETIIWSQLRKADPEAFQILYDKYWTPLFLYAYRTLNNKQEAQDILQLFFSDLWEKSTTLPFVTDLRYYLFRGLKNRILNSIRDKQIEEKQIAAFYEVLDETDTIPDDPINDITFKDKILPLLEILPPRMQQVLQMHYLQGLSVTDIADELGSAPQTIRNQLNIALKRLREKLVVR is encoded by the coding sequence ATGAGCAATGTTGAAAACGAAACAATAATCTGGTCTCAACTACGAAAAGCAGATCCGGAAGCATTCCAGATCCTGTATGACAAATACTGGACTCCGCTTTTCTTATATGCCTACCGTACCCTCAACAACAAACAAGAAGCTCAGGATATTCTTCAGCTTTTCTTTAGCGACCTCTGGGAAAAATCAACCACTCTGCCTTTTGTAACAGACTTAAGATACTACCTATTTAGAGGGCTGAAAAATCGTATTCTGAATTCCATTCGGGATAAACAGATTGAAGAAAAACAGATTGCAGCATTTTATGAAGTTCTGGATGAAACAGATACTATTCCAGACGATCCCATTAATGATATCACATTTAAAGACAAAATCCTTCCCTTACTGGAAATACTCCCTCCCCGTATGCAGCAAGTACTGCAAATGCACTATCTGCAAGGACTATCTGTAACTGATATCGCAGACGAACTAGGTTCTGCTCCTCAAACTATCCGAAATCAATTGAATATCGCATTAAAACGTCTTCGAGAAAAACTGGTTGTCAGATAA
- a CDS encoding 3'-5' exoribonuclease domain-containing protein, which translates to MNITLNAEAMTYIMVDIESDGPIPGDYSMISFGAVVVDELLNKTFYGQLRPISDKFIPEALTVSGHTRQETLTFPEAKQVMTDFSHWIKENTTDRAIFISDNNGFDWMFICWYFHHFLGNNPFGFSSQNLGSLYKGLEKDTFKNFKHLRKTTHTHHPVDDAKGNAEALLTMKKNMGLKIKF; encoded by the coding sequence TTGAATATAACATTAAATGCAGAAGCGATGACCTATATTATGGTAGACATAGAGAGTGATGGCCCTATTCCGGGTGATTACTCTATGATTTCATTTGGAGCAGTAGTTGTTGATGAATTACTGAATAAAACTTTTTATGGACAATTACGTCCTATTTCAGATAAGTTTATTCCAGAAGCTCTTACTGTATCCGGACATACCCGTCAGGAAACGCTGACGTTTCCGGAAGCCAAACAAGTGATGACAGATTTTTCTCATTGGATTAAAGAAAACACAACAGACCGCGCCATCTTTATCAGTGATAACAATGGATTTGACTGGATGTTTATCTGCTGGTATTTCCATCATTTTCTAGGCAACAACCCTTTTGGTTTTAGTTCTCAGAATTTGGGAAGTTTATACAAAGGCCTTGAGAAAGACACATTCAAGAACTTTAAGCATCTCCGTAAAACTACTCACACTCATCATCCGGTAGATGATGCAAAAGGAAACGCAGAAGCATTGCTAACTATGAAGAAAAATATGGGACTCAAAATCAAATTTTAA
- a CDS encoding RagB/SusD family nutrient uptake outer membrane protein: MNNIVKNITLLTSLLIATSCSNMLDVNPQGAPTSGSFWKTEADAIAGVNAVYDLYSDDDMYGRGFFWLNNASDDIGTKPRANAEKIKNFLVDGSESDTKSIWAKHYQVMKRSNDVIRNVPNITMTNEALKNRILGEAYFNHAVMHLELAYRYGDDRAGIPIQDRENPENIYVTRTKNVGENYAYIVADLAKAAELLPYFSEYVPADYGRAHKTAAWAYMARTYLYAKDWANAEKYADMVINSGKHGLLTEFEDVFKIANNWSKEYIWSVSSSASNTSKGCIFPGVLLEDKGWGLYNGWGNFYPTKELFDTYQEGDERLPATILKTGDKFMFFGEERTYNVGSFTVGSSNRTGYQFKKYMEPFGYANPVGTYVNPNGDKPSTTLNVPLLRYADVILMKAEARLMQNKDADTEINMIRERAGLTPLSGATMTDLKRERRCEFAGEWTDRHWDLVRWGDAEATYAKPLHHADGHVIYEGRTFKPTVHHVWPIPPDEIAVSKGALWQNEGY; the protein is encoded by the coding sequence ATGAATAATATAGTAAAAAATATAACCTTACTGACATCTTTACTAATAGCTACTTCTTGTAGCAACATGTTGGATGTTAACCCCCAGGGAGCACCAACTTCAGGCTCTTTCTGGAAAACCGAAGCAGATGCCATTGCAGGTGTTAATGCTGTATATGATCTGTATTCAGATGATGATATGTATGGTCGTGGTTTTTTCTGGCTGAACAACGCCAGTGATGATATCGGCACAAAACCTCGTGCCAATGCCGAAAAAATTAAAAACTTTTTAGTTGATGGTAGCGAATCCGATACTAAATCTATCTGGGCAAAGCACTATCAGGTAATGAAACGTAGCAATGATGTAATCCGCAATGTGCCCAATATTACAATGACAAATGAGGCTTTAAAGAATCGCATACTTGGAGAAGCATATTTTAACCATGCCGTTATGCATCTTGAACTGGCCTACAGATATGGCGATGATCGGGCAGGTATTCCAATTCAGGATAGAGAGAACCCTGAAAATATCTATGTGACACGTACTAAAAATGTTGGAGAGAACTATGCATATATAGTAGCCGATCTGGCTAAAGCAGCAGAATTACTTCCTTATTTTTCAGAGTATGTCCCAGCCGATTATGGCAGAGCACATAAAACAGCTGCATGGGCTTATATGGCACGTACCTACCTATATGCTAAAGATTGGGCTAATGCAGAGAAATATGCGGACATGGTTATCAATAGTGGTAAACATGGCTTACTCACTGAATTTGAAGATGTATTTAAGATTGCTAATAACTGGTCAAAGGAATACATCTGGTCTGTATCTTCCAGTGCAAGCAATACATCCAAAGGATGCATTTTTCCAGGAGTGTTATTAGAAGATAAAGGCTGGGGACTCTACAATGGCTGGGGGAATTTCTATCCTACCAAAGAGTTATTTGACACCTATCAGGAAGGTGATGAACGTCTGCCTGCTACTATTCTGAAAACAGGAGATAAATTTATGTTCTTTGGTGAAGAACGCACATATAATGTAGGCAGCTTTACTGTAGGTTCCAGTAACCGTACTGGTTACCAATTCAAAAAGTATATGGAGCCTTTTGGATATGCTAATCCAGTTGGAACCTATGTCAATCCCAATGGAGATAAACCTTCTACAACATTAAATGTACCTCTGCTAAGATATGCGGATGTCATTCTGATGAAAGCAGAGGCACGTCTTATGCAAAATAAAGATGCTGATACAGAGATTAACATGATTCGCGAACGTGCTGGTCTTACTCCCCTAAGCGGAGCAACAATGACAGATCTGAAACGTGAAAGACGTTGCGAATTTGCAGGAGAATGGACAGATCGCCACTGGGATCTTGTACGTTGGGGAGATGCAGAAGCTACCTATGCGAAACCTCTTCACCATGCAGATGGACATGTGATTTATGAAGGCCGCACATTTAAACCTACTGTACACCATGTATGGCCAATTCCTCCGGATGAGATTGCAGTAAGCAAAGGTGCGCTTTGGCAGAATGAAGGTTATTAA
- a CDS encoding peptidylprolyl isomerase produces the protein MNCPLKLSFCIQLLVISFFGVLLSCETKQVQETETDPAKIRITKHNVKQVLKQYGEEHKDSIISIETPYGIIKAALYTKTPLHRASFIRLINKGYFDSADFYRIVPAMVIQGGHLDKRRMGLENYEIPHEIDPRWFHKRGALAMAHRDESEGSSPYDFYIVQGSVFREDSVRSINKDTGYPLLLKQLKTYTTIGGVPHLDYHYTVFGEVIEGLNLVDSIAAEPLEENTEHPKNRIPIKITIP, from the coding sequence ATGAATTGTCCTTTGAAACTTTCATTCTGTATTCAATTATTGGTGATATCCTTTTTTGGAGTTCTGCTATCTTGTGAAACCAAGCAAGTACAGGAAACAGAAACAGACCCTGCCAAAATTCGTATTACAAAACACAATGTTAAGCAGGTATTAAAGCAATATGGTGAAGAACATAAGGATTCCATCATTAGTATTGAAACTCCCTATGGCATTATTAAAGCAGCGTTATATACTAAAACACCACTTCACAGAGCAAGCTTCATACGTCTGATTAACAAAGGCTATTTTGACTCAGCGGACTTTTATCGTATAGTTCCAGCTATGGTTATTCAGGGAGGACATCTGGATAAGAGACGTATGGGACTTGAGAACTATGAAATACCTCACGAAATAGACCCTCGGTGGTTTCACAAACGTGGAGCATTAGCAATGGCACATCGTGATGAATCAGAAGGATCTTCTCCATATGATTTTTACATTGTGCAAGGATCTGTATTTCGGGAAGATAGTGTACGCAGCATCAATAAAGATACTGGTTATCCATTGCTATTGAAACAATTGAAGACTTATACAACTATTGGTGGTGTCCCCCATCTTGATTATCACTATACTGTTTTTGGAGAAGTAATAGAAGGCTTAAATCTGGTAGACAGTATAGCAGCAGAACCATTGGAAGAAAATACTGAACATCCCAAAAACAGAATTCCTATTAAAATAACCATACCCTAG